The Anas platyrhynchos isolate ZD024472 breed Pekin duck chromosome 3, IASCAAS_PekinDuck_T2T, whole genome shotgun sequence genome includes a window with the following:
- the LOC101797701 gene encoding cysteine-rich venom protein isoform X2: protein MHCSFWSPFGFYNTCDTESPGPIRKQKDYKSCSSEELQSLPEPPAEGQKKLPGFLETKEMILPIVFLCLAAVLSPSTGQVPDAFPALLTTNADQQKLIVDKHNALRRGVNPTASNMLRMEWNLAAATNAQNWANQCSLNHSPSSQRRTNVDCGENLYMSTAPSSWSDAIQAWYDEVKDFKYGVGATTEGAVIGHYTQVVWYKSYQIGCAVAYCPKSTYKYFYVCQYCPAGNSVDLMKTPYKEGKPCGDCPNACDNGLCTNPCKFQDLYSNCPQLEKDYGCANDFVKQNCPASCQCKTEIK, encoded by the exons ATGCACTGTTCCTTCTGGTCACCATTTGGATTTTATAATACCTGTGACACTGAGTCACCTGGTCCTATCAGGAAACAGAAGGACTATAAATCATGCTCCAGTGAAGAACTCCAGTCACTTCCAGAACCACCTGCAGAAGGACAGAAGAAGCTTCCAGGCTTCCTGGAAACCAAAG agaTGATTCTGCCAATAGTGTTCCTGTGTCTTGCAGCTGTGCTGTCTCCATCCACTGGACAG GTACCTGACGCTTTCCCTGCTTTGTTAACTACGAACGCTGATCAGCAAAAGCTAATTGTTGACAAACATAATGCGCTCAGGAGAGGAGTAAACCCAACTGCCAGCAACATGTTGAGGATG GAATGGAACCTTGCAGCTGCAACTAATGCTCAAAACTGGGCAAATCAATGTTCTCTCAATCACAGTCCTTCAAGCCAAAGGAGAACCA atgtaGATTGTGGTGAAAATCTCTACATGTCAACTGCCCCTTCCTCATGGTCAGATGCTATTCAGGCCTGGTACGATGAGGTGAAAGATTTCAAATATGGAGTAGGAGCAACAACAGAAGGTGCTGTGATTGGCCATTACACTCAG GTGGTTTGGTACAAGTCTTACCAAATTGGATGTGCGGTTGCTTACTGTCCTAAAAGTACCTATAAGTACTTTTATGTGTGCCAGTACTGCCCTGC GGGGAATAGTGTAGATTTAATGAAGACACCCTACAAAGAAGGAAAACCCTGTGGTGACTGCCCTAATGCTTGTGACAACGGATTATGCA cCAACCCTTGCAAGTTTCAGGATCTTTATTCCAATTGTCCTCAGTTGGAAAAAGATTATGGATGTGCCAATGACTTTGTTAAGCAGAACTGCCCAGCTTCTTGCCaatgcaaaactgaaataaaataa
- the LOC101797701 gene encoding cysteine-rich venom protein isoform X1: MHCSFWSPFGFYNTCDTESPGPIRKQKDYKSCSSEELQSLPEPPAEGQKKLPGFLETKEMILPIVFLCLAAVLSPSTGQDLSYVPLPLLTVPSSQQVPDAFPALLTTNADQQKLIVDKHNALRRGVNPTASNMLRMEWNLAAATNAQNWANQCSLNHSPSSQRRTNVDCGENLYMSTAPSSWSDAIQAWYDEVKDFKYGVGATTEGAVIGHYTQVVWYKSYQIGCAVAYCPKSTYKYFYVCQYCPAGNSVDLMKTPYKEGKPCGDCPNACDNGLCTNPCKFQDLYSNCPQLEKDYGCANDFVKQNCPASCQCKTEIK; this comes from the exons ATGCACTGTTCCTTCTGGTCACCATTTGGATTTTATAATACCTGTGACACTGAGTCACCTGGTCCTATCAGGAAACAGAAGGACTATAAATCATGCTCCAGTGAAGAACTCCAGTCACTTCCAGAACCACCTGCAGAAGGACAGAAGAAGCTTCCAGGCTTCCTGGAAACCAAAG agaTGATTCTGCCAATAGTGTTCCTGTGTCTTGCAGCTGTGCTGTCTCCATCCACTGGACAG GACCTGAGCTATGTGCCTCTCCCTTTGCTCACAGTCCCATCCTCTCAACAG GTACCTGACGCTTTCCCTGCTTTGTTAACTACGAACGCTGATCAGCAAAAGCTAATTGTTGACAAACATAATGCGCTCAGGAGAGGAGTAAACCCAACTGCCAGCAACATGTTGAGGATG GAATGGAACCTTGCAGCTGCAACTAATGCTCAAAACTGGGCAAATCAATGTTCTCTCAATCACAGTCCTTCAAGCCAAAGGAGAACCA atgtaGATTGTGGTGAAAATCTCTACATGTCAACTGCCCCTTCCTCATGGTCAGATGCTATTCAGGCCTGGTACGATGAGGTGAAAGATTTCAAATATGGAGTAGGAGCAACAACAGAAGGTGCTGTGATTGGCCATTACACTCAG GTGGTTTGGTACAAGTCTTACCAAATTGGATGTGCGGTTGCTTACTGTCCTAAAAGTACCTATAAGTACTTTTATGTGTGCCAGTACTGCCCTGC GGGGAATAGTGTAGATTTAATGAAGACACCCTACAAAGAAGGAAAACCCTGTGGTGACTGCCCTAATGCTTGTGACAACGGATTATGCA cCAACCCTTGCAAGTTTCAGGATCTTTATTCCAATTGTCCTCAGTTGGAAAAAGATTATGGATGTGCCAATGACTTTGTTAAGCAGAACTGCCCAGCTTCTTGCCaatgcaaaactgaaataaaataa